From a region of the Impatiens glandulifera chromosome 4, dImpGla2.1, whole genome shotgun sequence genome:
- the LOC124935648 gene encoding UPF0481 protein At3g47200-like produces the protein MATNSNDVVSSILDRIHRDGLLRMKEYVTIGSSVIGRVSPFLRSNDFNHHSNYDPKIVSIGPYHHGKPELEMMEKFKPLIARLLFPNRADLNNIYNKILQIADDLKSCYDDVSTKKITNFNFAEMMLLDSCLVIALVIEPHFKLPPIFIPSLSVLHEDLLLLENQLPFRVLKLVTGLLISVDDDNEVIRFISEKVDHMPNLMLNNANKHRVNSNDQFQQQGRPQPVHLFELHYRNLTLKTTKVQGTRVPSSTTENYMLAYGSVKELKSRGIHFRPSKTRFLNGIYFTSYFFFAKLQLPPIFFDSNFGIIVSNTIAFEQSRHDHVKPEIISYMLFLRSMIDGPNDVKELRCKRIINTRGMCDEQIADVFKKMNWGGNDLSKYYEVRGRIDEHYNNKLKTIIPKLLSSYFNNPWTFIVCAAATTGIAMTTVQAYYAIHHE, from the coding sequence ATGGCAACTAACTCAAATGATGTTGTAAGTTCAATCTTGGATCGAATTCATAGAGACGGTCTCCTTAGGATGAAAGAATATGTAACAATTGGTTCCTCCGTCATAGGTAGAGTTTCTCCTTTCCTTCGAAGCAACGATTTCAACCACCATTCTAATTACGACCCTAAGATCGTCTCCATTGGTCCATACCATCACGGCAAGCCAGAGCTCGAGATGATGGAGAAATTCAAGCCGCTAATAGCTCGCCTTTTGTTCCCAAACAGAGCCGATCTCAACAATATCTACAACAAGATCCTTCAGATTGCTGATGATTTGAAGAGCTGCTATGACGATGTCTCTACCAAAAAAATCACTAATTTCAATTTTGCTGAAATGATGCTCTTAGATTCTTGCCTCGTTATAGCCTTAGTAATAGAGCCACATTTTAAACTACCTCCCATCTTCATCCCCTCTCTTTCCGTGTTACACGAAGACTTATTATTGCTCGAGAATCAACTTCCCTTCCGCGTTCTTAAGCTCGTCACCGGCCTATTGATATCCGTTGATGACGATAATGAAGTGATTAGATTCATCAGCGAGAAGGTGGATCACATGCCTAATCTTATGCTCAACAATGCTAACAAACACCGTGTAAACTCAAATGATCAATTCCAACAACAGGGCAGACCACAACCAGTTCATCTCTTTGAGTTACATTACCGTAACTTGACTTTAAAGACGACGAAAGTTCAGGGGACCCGAGTACCGTCTTCTACGACAGAGAATTATATGCTCGCTTATGGTTCTGTCAAAGAGCTGAAATCGAGAGGTATCCATTTCAGGCCAAGTAAGACCCGTTTCTTGAACGGCATCTATTTCACGTCCTACTTTTTCTTCGCCAAGCTCCAATTACCGCCAATCTTCTTCGATTCGAACTTCGGCATAATAGTGTCGAACACGATTGCTTTTGAGCAAAGTCGGCATGACCACGTGAAACCTGAGATAATATCATATATGTTGTTCCTAAGATCGATGATCGATGGCCCAAATGACGTGAAGGAGCTGAGATGTAAACGGATAATCAACACTCGAGGAATGTGTGACGAGCAGATTGCGGATGTGTTCAAGAAGATGAACTGGGGTGGCAACGATCTGAGCAAGTATTATGAGGTGAGGGGGAGGATTGACGAGCATTACAACAACAAGCTCAAGACAATAATCCCTAAACTGCTTTCTAGTTACTTCAACAATCCATGGACATTTATTGTTTGTGCGGCTGCAACAACTGGTATTGCAATGACTACTGTCCAAGCCTACTATGCAATCCATCACGAGTAA
- the LOC124934341 gene encoding protein POST-ILLUMINATION CHLOROPHYLL FLUORESCENCE INCREASE, chloroplastic isoform X3, whose amino-acid sequence MAVAAAATSNQHVFVHLFPAASVLFTPSDSITNAAAATANKFMGSRFCISTTTTTTTSRRRKSMRQSIVAAAAVATSSPAAAAEEIKEIVLPSWANFDLGRAPVYWKTMNGNPPSAGEKVRIFYNPSATKLTPNEEFGIAFNGGFNQPIMCGGEPRAMLKKARGKVDTPIYSIQICIPKHAQSLIFSFTNGVEWDGPYRLQFQVPRSWQNKPIEFFNKGLAEELSKEGACDRAIFPDTDIVINRCAMIGNLSVEGGDRCNLDFVVGCTDPNSHLYDPLANVDDGSCPIESDSDD is encoded by the exons atggctGTTGCAGCGGCTGCTACGAGCAATCAACATGTGTTTGTTCATCTCTTTCCCGCGGCATCAGTATTATTCACTCCATCTGATTCAATTACAAACG cagcagcagcaacagcTAATAAATTCATGGGATCTCGCTTCTGCatatcaacaacaacaacaacaacaacatcaagaagaagaaaatcgATGAGACAGTCAattgttgctgctgctgctgttgcAACTAGCAgccctgctgctgctgctgaggaaataaaaga aATTGTGCTTCCAAGTTGGGCTAATTTTGATCTTGGAAGAGCTCCTGTCTATTGGAAGACCATGAACGGCAATCCTCCTTCTGCT GGTGAGAAAGTAAGGATCTTTTACAATCCATCTGCAACAAAACTGACTCCTAATGAAGAATTTGGAATTGCTTTCAATGGAGGTTTTAATCAACCCATAATGTGTGGTGGAGAGCCAAGGGCAATGCTCAAGAAAGCAAGAGGAAAAGTTGATACTCCTATTTACTCTATCCAGATATGCATTCCCAAACATG CTCAAAGCTTGATCTTCTCTTTCACTAATGGAGTTGAGTGGGATGGTCCATACAGACTTCAATTTCAAGTTCCCAGATCTTGGCAAAACAAACCTATTGAATTTTTCAAcaag GGACTAGCAGAAGAGTTGAGCAAAGAAGGTGCTTGTGACAGAGCTATATTTCCAGATACAGACATTGTTATCAACAGATGTGCAATGATAGGAAACCTGTCTGTTGAAGGG GGTGATCGTTGCAATCTCGATTTTGTTGTGGGATGTACCGACCCGAACTCTCATCTCTATGACCCGCTTGCTAATGTTGACGATGGTTCTTGTCCTATTGAATCTGATTCAGATGATTAA
- the LOC124934341 gene encoding protein POST-ILLUMINATION CHLOROPHYLL FLUORESCENCE INCREASE, chloroplastic isoform X1, whose protein sequence is MAVAAAATSNQHVFVHLFPAASVLFTPSDSITNAAAAAATANKFMGSRFCISTTTTTTTSRRRKSMRQSIVAAAAVATSSPAAAAEEIKEIVLPSWANFDLGRAPVYWKTMNGNPPSAGEKVRIFYNPSATKLTPNEEFGIAFNGGFNQPIMCGGEPRAMLKKARGKVDTPIYSIQICIPKHAQSLIFSFTNGVEWDGPYRLQFQVPRSWQNKPIEFFNKGLAEELSKEGACDRAIFPDTDIVINRCAMIGNLSVEGGDRCNLDFVVGCTDPNSHLYDPLANVDDGSCPIESDSDD, encoded by the exons atggctGTTGCAGCGGCTGCTACGAGCAATCAACATGTGTTTGTTCATCTCTTTCCCGCGGCATCAGTATTATTCACTCCATCTGATTCAATTACAAACG cagcagcagcagcagcaacagcTAATAAATTCATGGGATCTCGCTTCTGCatatcaacaacaacaacaacaacaacatcaagaagaagaaaatcgATGAGACAGTCAattgttgctgctgctgctgttgcAACTAGCAgccctgctgctgctgctgaggaaataaaaga aATTGTGCTTCCAAGTTGGGCTAATTTTGATCTTGGAAGAGCTCCTGTCTATTGGAAGACCATGAACGGCAATCCTCCTTCTGCT GGTGAGAAAGTAAGGATCTTTTACAATCCATCTGCAACAAAACTGACTCCTAATGAAGAATTTGGAATTGCTTTCAATGGAGGTTTTAATCAACCCATAATGTGTGGTGGAGAGCCAAGGGCAATGCTCAAGAAAGCAAGAGGAAAAGTTGATACTCCTATTTACTCTATCCAGATATGCATTCCCAAACATG CTCAAAGCTTGATCTTCTCTTTCACTAATGGAGTTGAGTGGGATGGTCCATACAGACTTCAATTTCAAGTTCCCAGATCTTGGCAAAACAAACCTATTGAATTTTTCAAcaag GGACTAGCAGAAGAGTTGAGCAAAGAAGGTGCTTGTGACAGAGCTATATTTCCAGATACAGACATTGTTATCAACAGATGTGCAATGATAGGAAACCTGTCTGTTGAAGGG GGTGATCGTTGCAATCTCGATTTTGTTGTGGGATGTACCGACCCGAACTCTCATCTCTATGACCCGCTTGCTAATGTTGACGATGGTTCTTGTCCTATTGAATCTGATTCAGATGATTAA
- the LOC124934341 gene encoding protein POST-ILLUMINATION CHLOROPHYLL FLUORESCENCE INCREASE, chloroplastic isoform X2: MAVAAAATSNQHVFVHLFPAASVLFTPSDSITNAAAAATANKFMGSRFCISTTTTTTTSRRRKSMRQSIVAAAAVATSSPAAAAEEIKEIVLPSWANFDLGRAPVYWKTMNGNPPSAGEKVRIFYNPSATKLTPNEEFGIAFNGGFNQPIMCGGEPRAMLKKARGKVDTPIYSIQICIPKHAQSLIFSFTNGVEWDGPYRLQFQVPRSWQNKPIEFFNKGLAEELSKEGACDRAIFPDTDIVINRCAMIGNLSVEGGDRCNLDFVVGCTDPNSHLYDPLANVDDGSCPIESDSDD; encoded by the exons atggctGTTGCAGCGGCTGCTACGAGCAATCAACATGTGTTTGTTCATCTCTTTCCCGCGGCATCAGTATTATTCACTCCATCTGATTCAATTACAAACG cagcagcagcagcaacagcTAATAAATTCATGGGATCTCGCTTCTGCatatcaacaacaacaacaacaacaacatcaagaagaagaaaatcgATGAGACAGTCAattgttgctgctgctgctgttgcAACTAGCAgccctgctgctgctgctgaggaaataaaaga aATTGTGCTTCCAAGTTGGGCTAATTTTGATCTTGGAAGAGCTCCTGTCTATTGGAAGACCATGAACGGCAATCCTCCTTCTGCT GGTGAGAAAGTAAGGATCTTTTACAATCCATCTGCAACAAAACTGACTCCTAATGAAGAATTTGGAATTGCTTTCAATGGAGGTTTTAATCAACCCATAATGTGTGGTGGAGAGCCAAGGGCAATGCTCAAGAAAGCAAGAGGAAAAGTTGATACTCCTATTTACTCTATCCAGATATGCATTCCCAAACATG CTCAAAGCTTGATCTTCTCTTTCACTAATGGAGTTGAGTGGGATGGTCCATACAGACTTCAATTTCAAGTTCCCAGATCTTGGCAAAACAAACCTATTGAATTTTTCAAcaag GGACTAGCAGAAGAGTTGAGCAAAGAAGGTGCTTGTGACAGAGCTATATTTCCAGATACAGACATTGTTATCAACAGATGTGCAATGATAGGAAACCTGTCTGTTGAAGGG GGTGATCGTTGCAATCTCGATTTTGTTGTGGGATGTACCGACCCGAACTCTCATCTCTATGACCCGCTTGCTAATGTTGACGATGGTTCTTGTCCTATTGAATCTGATTCAGATGATTAA